One window of Candidatus Eisenbacteria bacterium genomic DNA carries:
- a CDS encoding GNAT family N-acetyltransferase, which translates to MNELPPGFLLRRPELADAEGIVALLVAGDIADLGRPDSTLEDLLADWTHPRFDRSRDTWIVVAPDRAIVGYAWAWDRVPHVDVQADVHVLPEHRGKGIEPVLLDLLEGRGREHAAVAPAEAGVHLAIFAKPGGALAALLASRGYVRVRTYLRMTIELKAGYPAAGAPPGIEIRRFRQGIDERPVHELIEDSFSDHFRFAREPHDEWVSRRVLHPEFDPELWFVAWDGEEPVGAVLPYVFGDLGWVRELGVKRRARGRGIGKALLLETFRAFELRRLNRVSLGVDAENATGATRLYESVGMREEERHDLYHLTLRGAR; encoded by the coding sequence AGCTGCCCCCGGGTTTTCTCCTCCGCCGGCCCGAGCTGGCCGACGCGGAGGGAATCGTCGCGCTCTTAGTCGCTGGCGACATCGCCGACCTCGGCCGGCCCGACTCGACGCTCGAGGACCTCCTGGCCGACTGGACGCATCCCCGATTCGATCGCTCGCGGGATACGTGGATCGTGGTCGCGCCGGACCGCGCGATCGTGGGCTATGCGTGGGCCTGGGACCGGGTGCCGCACGTCGACGTCCAGGCCGACGTGCACGTTCTGCCCGAGCATCGCGGGAAGGGGATCGAGCCGGTGCTCCTCGATCTCCTCGAGGGGCGGGGGCGCGAGCACGCAGCGGTCGCTCCTGCCGAGGCGGGGGTCCACTTGGCGATCTTCGCGAAGCCGGGGGGCGCTCTGGCGGCGCTTCTCGCGTCGCGGGGCTATGTCCGGGTCCGGACTTATCTCCGGATGACGATCGAGCTCAAGGCGGGGTACCCCGCCGCCGGCGCGCCGCCCGGGATCGAGATCCGGCGCTTCCGCCAAGGAATCGATGAACGCCCGGTCCACGAGCTCATCGAGGATTCATTCTCCGATCATTTTCGATTCGCGCGAGAGCCGCACGACGAGTGGGTATCGCGCCGAGTCCTTCACCCCGAGTTCGATCCCGAGCTTTGGTTCGTGGCGTGGGACGGGGAAGAGCCGGTGGGAGCGGTCCTCCCCTACGTGTTCGGTGATCTGGGATGGGTCCGGGAGCTTGGCGTGAAGAGACGCGCCCGGGGACGCGGCATCGGGAAAGCCCTTCTCCTCGAGACCTTCCGCGCGTTCGAGCTCCGCCGGCTCAATCGAGTGAGCCTGGGCGTCGACGCCGAGAACGCGACCGGCGCGACCCGGCTCTACGAGAGCGTGGGCATGCGCGAGGAGGAGCGCCACGACCTCTACCATCTGACGCTTCGAGGTGCGCGCTGA
- the speB gene encoding agmatinase yields MPRSPRARLTTPEPLLFLGLHPSESPLSKARIAVIPAPFDQTTSYLPGTRFGPKAILEASRQVEFYDEELDLEPFRIGVATLAEIEVEPADIEAGLRKLETVVAEVSAKGMIPLTLGGEHSLTLAPVAALRELYPGMAVLQMDAHLDLRDAYQGTKLSHASVMRRVRDLGVPTVAVGIRSVSREEADYVHAEGAPVFLAREIRARGLDISAILAALPNPVYITVDLDAFDPAEVPAVGTPEPGGLTWDEGLRLLRAVCERRQVVGCDIVELCPIPGQPASDFFAAKLANKLIGYLGLGPEKEPGGEKPEPRAASKPRRRSSKRRKRGR; encoded by the coding sequence GTGCCCCGATCGCCCCGCGCGCGCCTCACCACGCCCGAGCCGCTCCTGTTTTTGGGGCTTCACCCATCCGAGTCACCGCTCTCCAAGGCGCGCATCGCGGTCATCCCGGCGCCGTTCGATCAGACGACCAGCTATCTCCCCGGCACCCGCTTCGGTCCCAAGGCAATCCTCGAGGCTTCGCGTCAGGTCGAGTTCTACGACGAGGAGCTGGATTTGGAGCCGTTCCGGATCGGCGTCGCGACGCTCGCGGAGATCGAGGTGGAGCCTGCCGATATCGAGGCGGGGCTTCGGAAGCTCGAAACGGTCGTGGCCGAGGTCTCGGCGAAGGGGATGATCCCGCTGACGCTCGGAGGCGAGCACTCGCTCACGCTGGCCCCGGTCGCGGCACTTCGAGAGCTCTATCCCGGGATGGCGGTCCTCCAGATGGATGCGCACCTGGACCTGCGTGACGCGTACCAGGGGACCAAATTGAGCCACGCCTCCGTCATGCGGCGCGTCCGCGATCTCGGTGTCCCGACGGTGGCCGTCGGAATCCGCAGCGTATCGCGGGAGGAGGCCGACTACGTCCACGCGGAGGGCGCGCCGGTATTCCTGGCCCGAGAGATCAGGGCACGCGGGCTCGACATCAGCGCGATCCTCGCCGCGCTCCCGAACCCGGTCTACATCACGGTCGACCTGGACGCGTTCGATCCCGCCGAGGTGCCTGCCGTCGGTACGCCCGAGCCGGGCGGCCTCACGTGGGACGAGGGCCTGCGCCTCCTCCGTGCCGTCTGCGAGCGAAGGCAGGTCGTCGGTTGCGACATCGTCGAGCTTTGCCCGATCCCGGGGCAGCCCGCGTCCGACTTCTTCGCCGCCAAGCTCGCCAACAAGCTGATCGGGTACCTAGGTCTCGGGCCCGAGAAAGAGCCGGGCGGGGAGAAGCCGGAGCCGCGCGCGGCATCCAAGCCTCGCCGCAGGTCATCCAAGCGCCGGAAGAGGGGTCGATGA
- a CDS encoding class I SAM-dependent rRNA methyltransferase → MTKVILAKNQERRLRSGHLWVFSNEIDSFDGTPEPGGEVVVQDQRGGVVGVGLYNPHSLIAVRLFARRERPIDATLFRERITQALELRRRILPVESTYRLVFSEGDFFPGLVVDRYGDYLSVQSLTLGVEQRIEQILDLLTEAVKPTGIVCRRDSPSRAQEQLPLLEPLIRGEVPAKVDAPYEGYVLECDVMSGQKTGEFLDQRDNRKRIAHESVGRKTLDLYCYTGLFSLHCATAGAASVLGIDRSGPAIERARNNHLRNAPTRSIEFREEEVEAALERLELEGSRFEMIVLDPPSLVKSRKTLPEGTAKYEAINAAAMRLLPAGGMLATATCSHHVDAAAFLDILRAAAKRAGATFRIVDVLGQSRDHPVLLSVRESSYLTMVLAERIH, encoded by the coding sequence ATGACCAAGGTCATCCTGGCAAAAAACCAAGAGCGGCGGCTCCGCTCCGGCCACCTCTGGGTCTTCAGCAACGAGATCGATTCCTTTGACGGCACGCCCGAGCCCGGCGGCGAGGTCGTCGTTCAAGATCAACGCGGCGGGGTCGTCGGAGTCGGGCTCTACAATCCTCACTCGCTCATCGCCGTGCGCCTCTTTGCGCGCCGCGAGCGCCCGATCGACGCGACGCTCTTCCGCGAGCGCATCACCCAGGCTCTGGAACTTCGCCGCCGCATCCTGCCGGTCGAATCGACCTACCGGCTCGTCTTCAGCGAGGGCGACTTCTTCCCCGGTCTCGTCGTCGACCGCTATGGCGATTACCTGTCGGTGCAGAGCCTGACGCTCGGGGTGGAGCAACGGATCGAGCAGATTCTCGATCTTCTGACGGAGGCCGTGAAGCCGACCGGCATCGTTTGCCGCCGCGACTCACCCTCGCGCGCCCAGGAGCAGCTCCCCCTGCTGGAGCCGCTCATCCGCGGGGAAGTGCCCGCCAAGGTCGACGCGCCGTACGAGGGCTATGTGCTCGAGTGCGACGTGATGAGCGGACAAAAGACCGGGGAGTTCCTGGACCAGCGCGACAACAGGAAGCGGATTGCCCACGAATCGGTCGGACGCAAGACCCTGGATCTCTACTGCTACACCGGCCTCTTCTCGCTCCACTGCGCTACCGCCGGCGCCGCGTCGGTCCTTGGAATCGATCGCTCGGGACCGGCGATCGAGCGCGCCCGGAACAATCACCTCCGCAACGCGCCGACGCGCTCGATCGAGTTCCGCGAGGAGGAGGTGGAGGCAGCGCTCGAGCGCCTCGAGCTCGAGGGATCGCGATTCGAAATGATCGTGCTCGATCCGCCGTCGCTCGTGAAGAGCCGGAAGACGCTCCCCGAGGGCACCGCCAAGTACGAGGCGATCAACGCGGCGGCGATGCGGCTCCTCCCCGCCGGCGGGATGCTGGCGACCGCTACCTGCTCGCACCACGTCGACGCGGCCGCGTTCCTCGACATCCTGAGGGCGGCGGCGAAACGCGCGGGCGCGACCTTCCGGATCGTCGATGTGCTCGGCCAGAGCCGCGACCACCCGGTGCTATTGTCGGTCCGGGAGTCTTCGTATCTCACGATGGTGCTCGCGGAGCGGATCCATTGA